ACGATCCGCCGGATATCCGGAACAACCGGGAGACCCTGGAGATCCTGGCCGCCGTCATTGCCGGGACGGATGTGAAACCGGCGGCCGGGGGACCGGGGCTCAACGAGAGCCTCGCCTGCATACGGCGGAGCGCCCTCCGGCTGGCCGCCGTCGACGCCTCCTCCCCGGGATTCGAGATCCCCGACCGGGACGGCGTCGGCCTGGCCCGCAAGATCGGCCTCGACCGCGCCCTGTCCGTCCTCGACATGAGCCGGGGGGATCCGTCCTTCCTCGTCTGCCTGGACGCCGACAGCCGGGTGGACCCGGGCTACCTGTCCGCCGCCGGCGCCTTCTTCGCCCGGGGGGAGGCCCCCGGGGCCGTCGTCGATTTTGCCCACCAGGAGGCGGAAGACCCGGTTCTGCAGGAGGCCATCCTGCGCTACGAGCTGTTTCTCCGCGCCTATGTTCTTGGCCTGCGCCGGGCCGGCTCTCCCTATGCCTTTCACACGGTCGGCTCCACCATCGCCTGCTCGGGCGAGGCCTACGCCGCCGTCCGGGGCATGAGCCGGCGCCGGGCCGGGGAGGACTTCTACTTCCTCAACAAGCTGGCCAAGCTGGGGCCCGTCGGCCGCATCGGCGGAACCGTCGTCCGTCCCTCGCCCCGGCCGTCGCTCCGCGTTCCCTTCGGGACCGGCCGCCGCATGGCCCGCGTGCTCTCCGGCGAAGAGTCCGCTGCCGGGAGCCTGTATGCGCCGGAGATCTTCCGGATCCTCCGGGAATGGATCCGCCTGGCGGAGGAGAGCCCGGACCGCTCCGGGGAGGACCGTCTCGCCGAAGCCCGCCGGATCCATCCGGCTCTGGGCCGCTTTCTGGAGGAGCAGGCCTTCCCCGGGGCCTGGGAGAAGATCCGCCGCCAGGCGCCCGGGCCGGCCCATCTGCGGCGCCAGTTCCATGGCTGGTTCGATGCCTTCCGCACCCTCCGGGCCGTTCATGCCCTTCGGGACGGGGGCCTGCCGAACGTCCCCCTTCTCGAGGGGGTGGAGCGGCTTCTGCAAGGGACGGGCTGTCCGGATGCGGCGGCCCGGCGGGAGGAGACCGGGAAGACGGCCGTCGCCGAACTGCTGGCAGTCCTCAGGGAGAAAGACCGGGAGTCATCGGAGCCGCGCCGTTTCCTTCCTTGACGGCGCTCGTTCTTTTCGCATATACAACGGAAAATTTTTACAATTTCAGCGAACCGGCGGCTGCTGCCGCCGGCGCCGGGCAAGGGGAAGACCCCGCCGGAGGAGGAAGGTTTTTCATGAAACGTATGGTGTATGCGTTCTGTTCCGTCTTGCTGATTTTCGTGATCCTGGTGGCTCCGACCGGCTGCGCCAAGGAAGACAAACCCAAGGAGACGGCCGCCGCGCCCCAGCAGGCCCCGGCTCCGCCCCCCATCCCCCTGCCCGGTGCGGCGGGACTGGAGTCTTCCACCGCGTTGACGGCGGCGCCTTCCGTACCGTCCGACGTGGTGATCGAGGTGGACGGGACAAGGCTCACGGATGGCCAGATCGATGCCATCGTGAAGAAGCGGCTGGCCAGTGTGAAGGAAAAACTCACGGCCGAGAAGAGGAAAAAGCTCCGTGACGATATGCGCAAGCGCATTGTCGACGACTTCGTCACCCGCACGCTTCTGGCCAACGAGATCAAAAGACGGAACCTGAGTGCCTCCGACAGGGAGATCAGCGATGCCATCGAGCAGGTCAAGGGAACCCTGCAGCCGGGGACGACCCTCGAGGACCTCATGAAGCAGAGCGGAACGACACAGGCCCGGCTCCGGGAAGAAATCGCCTTCGGCGTCAAGCTGGACAAGCTCGTGCAGAGCAGCATGGGCAAGCAGGGGAAACCCACCGACAAGGAGATCGCCGCCTTCTACGAAAAGAACAAGAAGACCTTCACCATCCCCGAATCGGTGAGGGCACGCCACATCCTGATCGCCAAGTCGACCGGCGACGACGAGAAGACGAAGGCGGAGAAGAAGGCAAAGGCGGAGGACATCCGCAAGCAGCTCCTCGCCGGGGGGAACTTCATGGAGCTGGCCAAAAAGCACTCCGACTGCCCCAGCAAGGAGCACGGCGGCGATCTGGGAGAGTTTCCCAGGGGCCAGATGGTGAAGCCATTCGACGATGCCGCCTTTTCGCAGAAGGTCAATGAGATCGGCCCGGTTGTCGAGACCGACTTCGGCTACCACGTCATCCAGGTCCAGGAGCACAACGCCGTGAGGCCCATGCCCCTGGAGAAGGTGAAGGACCGGGTGTCCCTCTACCTGGAGCACCAGAAGAAACAGCAGGCCCTCGTCTCCCTGGTCAAGAAACTCCGGGAGAAAGCGAAAATCGTCCTTTACAAGCCGGTATAGCGCGAAAGGAGGTCAGGCCATGCGACACCGCCAGGCGGGGAAGATCCGTGACGGGCTGTGGTACCTGGGGCGGGAGGAGTCGGGTTGTTATTTCCTGAAGGGACGGGAAGGGGCCGTCCTGATCAACGGCGGCCTGGCCCATATCCTGCCCGACGTCCTGGCCCAGATGGAGGCGTTCGGCCTTGATCCGGGGAACCTGACGAAGATCCTGATCCTCCACTCCCATTTCGACCACATCGGCGTCGTTCCCTGGTTCAAGCGAAACTGGCCGGGAATCGAGGTGTGCGCCTCCGGACCCGCCTGGGACATCCTGGCCATGCCGAAGGCCATCGGCATCGCCAACACCTTCACAGGGATGGCGGCCCGGATGGCCGGGGCGGAAAACGGTCTCGAAGGCCGCGATTACGAGTGGCGGGACGACATCCGGGGAGCGGCGCTGAAGCAGGGGGACCGGATCGACCTGGGCGGCGTCGCCCTGGAGATATACGAGACGCCCGGGCACACGAATTGCTCCATCACCGCCTGGGAGCCCGACGCGAAGGCCCTCTTCGCCTCCGATGCCGTCGGCATCCCCTACCGGGACACGGCGTTCCCCTCGGCGAACACGAACATGGCCCAGTACCTGGTCAGCCTGGAGAAGCTCCGGCCTCTGCCGGTGGCGATTGTCGGGGCGGACCACTACGGCTATGTCACGGGCGACGAGGCGGCCGGATTCGTCGCCGCGACCGACCGGGAGGCCCGGAAGCTCGACGCGGAGATGCGGGAGATCTTCCGGAGCAGCGGAGGCGACGTCGAGACCGCGGCGAAGGCCATGAACGCACTGTTCTTCCAGCGGTGTCCCGATTACTTCATCGCCCCGGAGATTCTCGAGGGGGTCTTCAAGCAGATGATGAAGTACATCGCCAAGTCCTTGTAAGAAAGCGAAGCGACCTGGAAAAGAGGGGGCGGATCCGGAATCTGCCCCCTTTCCATCCCGAAACAACACGGGGACGGATTTCATACCTGTCCTCTCTTCAGGAGAAAGCCATGACCGAAGAGCAGCACATCCATGGTGCGGAAGAAGCGAATGCGGCGGAGGAAACAGGGGGGGGCGACGATCGGCAGCGCGTCCGGGTAAACCAGAAGAACCTCTACCGGGAGGAGACCTTCTCGGACCTCCAGGTGGCGGTGATCCGGCAATTGTCGCCGGTGAAGCCCAACGGCGAGACGGACAAGACCCGGAAGGTCCTCTTTGCCGGGCAGACCCAGATCATGACCCCGCAGGGGCCGCTTCCGATCCAGTTTCCCATCGACGCGAAGAACCTCCAGCAGGCCCTGGACATGTTCCCGGAGGCGATGGAGGCCTACGTGGAAGACCTGATGGCGCAGGCCCGGGAGATGCAGCGCCGGGAGTCTTCCCGGCTCATCGTTCCGAACCAGCCGGGCGGAGACAGCCGGATCATCCGGTAATCCCGGGCGGGGGAGCCTGTCCGCCGGGGTCACTCATAGCCCAGTTCGATCAGGCGCTCCTCCGTGATGCCGAGGAAGTGAGCCACCTCGTGGACAACGGTGATCTCGATCTCTTCCTCCAGCTCCTCCAGGGTCCAGCACATCTCCTCCAGGGGCTCCTGGAAGATGAGAATCGAATCCGGGTAGAGGGGAGGGTAGGTGGCCGAGCGCTCCATCAGGGAGGCTCCCTGGTACACTCCCAGGAGGGGATAATCCGGGGGGAGGTCCATCTGCCGGAGGAGCTCCCGGGACGGACGCTCCTGGACGGAGATCATCATGTTGTCCAGGTGCTGCCGGATCTCCTTGGGAATCCGGCGGATCGCCCGCTGTACGGCCTGGTCGAATTCGCGCTTTGACAGTCTCATTCCCTTCCCCCCTGGGCCGGCCGTCTCCACCGGCGCGGCCGCGCATGCACGGCCATCATACCACGGCTTCCGGGGCGAGGAAACCCCCTGCCGCCGGCCAGAACGGCGCGGGGCACCCGGCGGAACCGCCCGCCTCGACAAGCCCGTCGATCCATACTATGATGATGCGGCACTCCATCGGAGCATCTGCCATGGCCCGTTTCCGCCGGGGAATGTCTCCCGCGGTCCTGACGGCTTTCCTGATCGTTGCTGTGATCCGTCCCGCAGCGGCCGGACCCATGCCCGGAATGCCCGCCAAGGACGGAGCTCCGACGGCGCCGGTCCGGGATGTCCGGATTGTCCGGGAACATCCCCACGATCCGGAGGCCTTTACGCAGGGCCTGCTGTTCCATGGCGGTTTCCTCTACGAGAGCACAGGCCTTCGGGGCCGATCCAGCCTGAGGAAGACGGCCCTTGAGAGCGGTGCCGTCCTCAGCATCCGGCGGCTGCCGGAAGACCAGTTCGGCGAGGGGCTGGCCCGCTTGGGGGAGCGCCTCATCCAGTTGACCTGGCGGTCCGGGGTGATCCATGTCTACGACCGGAAGACCTTCCGCCTCCTGGCCTCGGTTGCATATCCCCGGGAGGGATGGGGTCTGGCGTGCGACGGGAAGCGGCTCGTCGCCAGCGACGGAACGGACCGTCTTTATTTTCTCGATCCACGGACCTTCCGGACGCTCCGCTCCATCGCGGTGACCGACCGGGGGCGCCCGGTCGACCGGCTCAACGAGCTGGAATGGGTGGAAGGCCGGATCCTGGCAAACGTCTGGGAAAGCGACCGCATCGCCCGCATCGATCCGGACTCGGGCCGGGTGGAGGAATGGATCGACCTGGCGGTGCTGCGGGAGAGGCTCCGGGGGACGCCCGCCGGAGCGGCCAACGGGATCGCCTGGGATGCGGCGCGGCGCCGGCTCCTGGTGACCGGAAAAAACTGGCCCCTGCTGTTCGAGGTGATCATGGAC
This DNA window, taken from Syntrophales bacterium, encodes the following:
- a CDS encoding MBL fold metallo-hydrolase, giving the protein MRHRQAGKIRDGLWYLGREESGCYFLKGREGAVLINGGLAHILPDVLAQMEAFGLDPGNLTKILILHSHFDHIGVVPWFKRNWPGIEVCASGPAWDILAMPKAIGIANTFTGMAARMAGAENGLEGRDYEWRDDIRGAALKQGDRIDLGGVALEIYETPGHTNCSITAWEPDAKALFASDAVGIPYRDTAFPSANTNMAQYLVSLEKLRPLPVAIVGADHYGYVTGDEAAGFVAATDREARKLDAEMREIFRSSGGDVETAAKAMNALFFQRCPDYFIAPEILEGVFKQMMKYIAKSL
- a CDS encoding glutaminyl-peptide cyclotransferase, whose translation is MARFRRGMSPAVLTAFLIVAVIRPAAAGPMPGMPAKDGAPTAPVRDVRIVREHPHDPEAFTQGLLFHGGFLYESTGLRGRSSLRKTALESGAVLSIRRLPEDQFGEGLARLGERLIQLTWRSGVIHVYDRKTFRLLASVAYPREGWGLACDGKRLVASDGTDRLYFLDPRTFRTLRSIAVTDRGRPVDRLNELEWVEGRILANVWESDRIARIDPDSGRVEEWIDLAVLRERLRGTPAGAANGIAWDAARRRLLVTGKNWPLLFEVIMDETDR
- a CDS encoding metallopeptidase family protein yields the protein MRLSKREFDQAVQRAIRRIPKEIRQHLDNMMISVQERPSRELLRQMDLPPDYPLLGVYQGASLMERSATYPPLYPDSILIFQEPLEEMCWTLEELEEEIEITVVHEVAHFLGITEERLIELGYE
- a CDS encoding peptidylprolyl isomerase, with amino-acid sequence MGKQGKPTDKEIAAFYEKNKKTFTIPESVRARHILIAKSTGDDEKTKAEKKAKAEDIRKQLLAGGNFMELAKKHSDCPSKEHGGDLGEFPRGQMVKPFDDAAFSQKVNEIGPVVETDFGYHVIQVQEHNAVRPMPLEKVKDRVSLYLEHQKKQQALVSLVKKLREKAKIVLYKPV